A region from the Desulfitobacterium dehalogenans ATCC 51507 genome encodes:
- a CDS encoding phage tail sheath C-terminal domain-containing protein: MGLPNINIKFKTTAAAAIKRSQKGIVAIILKDAAQTAQGMHVLTNVTQIPATLGTLNKDYISRTFLGYVHPPRKVLVYVLPDTAENLAAALSHLATQTFDYVVGPPDCTAAQATEITSWVAAQRANGLTPKTVLPHKAEDSESVINFTTAGIKVGEDTYDAPGYCSRIAGLIAGTPLTISCTYAPLPEITDVTRLAKGDMDTAIDHGEFIVFHDGEKVKVGRGVNSLQTTNPSKGEIFKKIKIVEAVDMIRNDIKMTAQDNYIGKYANSYDNKCLLITAISGYFAQLELDGILQAGSSSVGIDIEAQEAYLQAAGVDTSAQSEQDIKEANTGDKVYLKASIKILDAIEDINLDIVI; encoded by the coding sequence TTGGGACTCCCAAACATCAATATTAAATTTAAGACAACGGCTGCTGCAGCTATTAAACGCTCGCAAAAGGGGATTGTTGCCATTATTTTGAAGGACGCTGCCCAGACAGCTCAAGGGATGCATGTACTAACCAATGTAACCCAGATCCCCGCAACCCTGGGAACACTGAATAAGGATTATATCAGCCGCACATTTTTGGGCTATGTGCACCCGCCGCGCAAGGTGCTTGTCTATGTGCTGCCTGACACGGCTGAGAATCTTGCCGCCGCTTTAAGCCATTTGGCTACGCAGACCTTTGATTATGTCGTAGGTCCCCCGGACTGCACTGCTGCCCAGGCGACAGAGATTACCTCATGGGTAGCCGCTCAGCGCGCCAACGGATTGACACCTAAAACTGTTCTGCCCCATAAGGCAGAGGATAGCGAAAGTGTTATCAACTTCACAACTGCTGGCATTAAAGTGGGTGAAGATACCTACGATGCCCCAGGATATTGCTCACGAATCGCCGGGTTAATCGCCGGTACTCCCCTGACCATCAGCTGCACTTATGCCCCATTGCCTGAAATTACCGACGTGACCAGACTGGCCAAAGGGGACATGGATACAGCAATCGACCATGGGGAGTTTATTGTCTTCCACGATGGAGAGAAAGTGAAAGTCGGGCGGGGAGTGAACAGCCTGCAAACGACTAACCCTAGCAAAGGAGAGATTTTTAAGAAGATCAAGATTGTGGAAGCCGTGGATATGATCCGCAACGATATCAAGATGACCGCTCAGGATAACTATATCGGCAAATATGCCAATAGTTACGATAATAAATGCCTGCTGATTACAGCAATCAGCGGCTATTTCGCTCAATTGGAGCTGGACGGGATTCTGCAGGCAGGGAGCAGCTCGGTGGGTATCGACATAGAGGCTCAGGAGGCTTATCTGCAGGCTGCGGGAGTGGATACCTCTGCTCAGTCCGAACAGGACATCAAGGAGGCTAACACCGGGGATAAGGTCTATCTCAAAGCCAGCATCAAAATTCTGGATGCTATCGAGGATATCAACCTGGATATTGTGATTTAA
- the atpE gene encoding F0F1 ATP synthase subunit C — protein sequence MDVSAAAALGAGIAAGLAALGASLGNGSVITKTVEGIARQPEAKGALQSTMFIGVGLIEALPLLTWVLALLLMFTK from the coding sequence GTGGACGTATCTGCTGCTGCTGCACTTGGTGCAGGGATTGCTGCTGGATTAGCAGCCCTCGGAGCTTCACTTGGTAATGGTAGTGTTATCACGAAAACTGTGGAAGGTATTGCTCGTCAGCCTGAAGCTAAAGGGGCTCTGCAATCCACCATGTTTATCGGTGTCGGTCTGATCGAGGCGTTGCCTCTTCTGACCTGGGTGCTTGCCTTACTTCTCATGTTTACAAAGTAG
- the atpA gene encoding F0F1 ATP synthase subunit alpha, whose amino-acid sequence MNLRPEEISSIIKQQIERYDSAVEVVDVGTVIQVGDGIARVHGLEMAMAGELLEFPGGIYGMAMNLEEDNIGCIILGKFTEIREGDQVKRTGRIVEVPVGEAMIGRVVNALGQPIDGKGEIKADKFRPIESTAPGVVYRKSVHEPLQTGLKSIDAIVPIGRGQRELIIGDRQTGKTAVAVDTIINQKGKDVICIYVAVGQKASTVAGVVKTLEDHGAMDYSIVVSATASEPAPMLYIAPYSGCAMGEEFMYNGKHVLIIYDDLTKQAAAYRELSLLLKRPPGREAYPGDVFYLHSRLLERAAKLSPDLGSGSMTALPIIETQAGDVSAYIPTNVISITDGQIFLETDLFNAGFRPAINVGISVSRVGGSAQIKAMKQVAGQLRLDLAQYRELAAFAQFGSDLDKITQMRLTRGERMMEILKQKQYEPMVVEEQVVVLYAAVKGFLDDIPVDKIKSFEEEYLRTMRTTKADLLARIRTEKALNDELNAEIEKAIIEVKEGFLG is encoded by the coding sequence ATGAATTTACGTCCAGAAGAAATTAGTTCAATTATAAAACAGCAAATTGAACGTTATGATAGTGCAGTGGAGGTAGTGGATGTAGGTACCGTAATCCAGGTAGGAGACGGAATCGCCCGGGTTCATGGTCTGGAAATGGCTATGGCCGGTGAACTTCTGGAATTCCCCGGAGGAATTTACGGGATGGCCATGAACCTGGAGGAAGATAATATTGGCTGCATTATCCTAGGTAAATTTACTGAGATCAGAGAAGGGGACCAAGTGAAGCGGACAGGTCGTATTGTGGAAGTTCCCGTAGGGGAAGCCATGATTGGCCGCGTTGTCAATGCTCTCGGTCAACCCATTGACGGAAAAGGCGAAATCAAAGCCGATAAATTCCGTCCTATTGAAAGCACTGCCCCGGGAGTAGTCTATCGGAAATCCGTTCATGAACCACTCCAAACGGGACTCAAATCCATTGATGCGATTGTTCCCATTGGCCGCGGCCAGCGGGAGCTGATCATTGGTGACCGGCAAACCGGTAAAACAGCGGTAGCCGTGGATACCATCATCAATCAAAAAGGCAAGGATGTCATTTGTATCTATGTCGCTGTAGGACAAAAAGCTTCCACGGTTGCCGGGGTGGTAAAAACCCTGGAAGATCATGGCGCGATGGATTACAGCATCGTGGTTTCGGCCACGGCCTCCGAGCCTGCCCCCATGCTTTATATCGCACCCTATTCAGGATGCGCCATGGGTGAAGAATTCATGTACAACGGCAAGCACGTTCTGATCATCTATGATGATTTGACCAAGCAAGCCGCTGCTTACCGTGAATTGTCCTTGCTTTTGAAACGTCCTCCCGGCCGTGAAGCTTATCCCGGAGACGTCTTCTATCTCCATTCCCGTCTGCTTGAACGGGCTGCCAAACTCTCCCCGGATTTGGGCAGCGGTTCCATGACCGCCCTTCCCATTATTGAGACTCAAGCGGGAGACGTTTCGGCTTACATTCCTACCAACGTTATTTCCATCACCGACGGCCAGATCTTCCTGGAGACTGACCTTTTCAACGCCGGCTTCCGTCCGGCCATTAACGTCGGGATTTCCGTATCCCGGGTTGGTGGCTCCGCACAGATTAAGGCTATGAAACAGGTGGCCGGACAATTGCGCTTGGATTTGGCTCAGTATCGTGAGCTGGCGGCTTTTGCCCAATTTGGCTCCGATTTGGATAAGATTACCCAAATGCGTCTCACCCGCGGTGAGCGTATGATGGAAATCCTCAAGCAAAAACAATATGAGCCCATGGTCGTTGAAGAGCAGGTCGTTGTTCTCTATGCAGCGGTTAAAGGCTTCTTGGACGATATCCCGGTGGATAAAATCAAGAGCTTTGAAGAAGAGTATCTGCGCACCATGCGCACCACCAAAGCTGATCTCCTCGCGAGAATCCGCACAGAAAAAGCCCTTAACGATGAGTTGAATGCTGAAATTGAAAAGGCAATCATTGAAGTTAAGGAAGGTTTCTTAGGGTAA
- a CDS encoding AtpZ/AtpI family protein, producing MGEHRMTVLKAMAFGTSIATTLAGLVGGGFVLGRFLDQRFGTQPWLSLLLMILGLVLGGCYLVVTLRKFGVMDDKK from the coding sequence ATGGGCGAACATCGCATGACCGTACTTAAGGCTATGGCTTTCGGGACAAGTATTGCGACCACTCTGGCCGGACTGGTCGGGGGAGGATTTGTGCTGGGGCGTTTTCTTGATCAACGATTCGGTACTCAGCCTTGGCTTTCACTTCTTTTGATGATCCTGGGTTTGGTATTGGGAGGGTGTTATTTGGTTGTTACACTGAGAAAGTTTGGCGTTATGGATGACAAAAAATAA
- a CDS encoding tape measure protein: protein MGRNISIAISVQDNFTKKITTMREASHKFNKDLADLSSKLDSLNKKKISLKVDTAKANEALRKAETRFAKTGEAAANMSTVINQINVDHARTSLNLLENDAHQTEKTLHSLDKTIGKMGNKAGISGVSGGGKAGISAGGKAGLIGTLAEAGIARFSGDIAQIADAAIGSAFGSNTNTMVQSTIGSAISGAAMGSMIGGLPGAAVGAIAGGVMGFASGKASNYSKEDDIFKSSVRDQYEAVKQQESDTLTRGIGIAGSREQTQLAFGRVLGSDETAKDFLAEMADFAVATPFDYDQLAAISKTMLANGYKQNEVFEELVKIGDAGMALGMSSEDMNYVAASLGSLRSTGQTTLESLSPLLERGIPVFEYLAKASGKTEAQIQDMVSNGLIPGVEAAKAIADYMGTEHAGNMEKQNQSYQGLMSNLEDAQGNMDAAMGEGYTHERQKGIQAQIDYFEGESGEKLKEANRMIGEWKASLENDHEAAIRNSMDEMMDSDEYKQAAAEGNRVEMGKLLAEAQAKGENEYKASEGYQLQLATDQELIKKIREDQSLKKEYWNTGKALQEEFEKGRRAVSAASPYGYGDAYDYGWNGQVAGSVPGSGKVAAYGISYVPYDNFPALLHEGERVLTASEARALKGSGASNISITGNSFIIREEADIGKIARELARNMARASALAI, encoded by the coding sequence ATGGGGAGAAATATCAGTATAGCCATTTCAGTCCAGGATAATTTTACAAAGAAAATCACTACGATGCGCGAGGCGAGCCATAAATTTAATAAAGATCTTGCTGATCTTTCGTCTAAGCTTGATAGTTTAAATAAAAAGAAAATCAGTCTCAAAGTTGATACAGCTAAAGCAAACGAAGCCTTAAGAAAAGCAGAAACGCGATTTGCCAAAACAGGCGAAGCCGCTGCTAATATGTCCACGGTGATAAACCAGATAAATGTTGATCATGCCAGAACAAGCCTGAACTTACTTGAGAATGATGCTCATCAGACAGAAAAGACTCTTCATAGTCTTGACAAGACAATCGGGAAAATGGGAAATAAGGCAGGCATTTCAGGTGTCTCAGGTGGTGGCAAGGCAGGAATTTCAGCTGGCGGCAAGGCAGGCTTGATCGGCACTTTGGCGGAGGCAGGAATAGCAAGATTTTCGGGGGACATTGCACAGATTGCGGATGCGGCGATTGGCAGCGCATTTGGTTCAAATACAAATACAATGGTCCAAAGCACGATAGGCAGTGCAATTAGCGGAGCCGCCATGGGGAGCATGATAGGAGGGCTACCCGGAGCAGCCGTTGGAGCTATTGCGGGCGGAGTAATGGGGTTTGCAAGTGGAAAAGCGTCCAACTATTCCAAAGAAGACGATATCTTCAAAAGCAGTGTACGCGACCAATATGAGGCCGTAAAGCAACAAGAGTCCGATACCCTCACTCGCGGCATAGGTATTGCAGGTAGCAGAGAGCAGACGCAGTTGGCCTTTGGCAGAGTGTTGGGCAGTGATGAGACGGCTAAAGATTTCCTGGCGGAGATGGCAGACTTTGCCGTGGCTACACCCTTTGACTATGATCAGCTCGCTGCTATAAGCAAGACTATGCTTGCTAATGGCTACAAGCAGAACGAAGTGTTTGAGGAACTTGTCAAAATCGGGGATGCCGGAATGGCTTTGGGGATGAGCAGTGAAGATATGAACTACGTAGCCGCAAGCTTGGGGAGCCTGAGGTCCACCGGTCAAACTACGCTGGAGTCCCTGAGCCCCTTGCTTGAAAGAGGCATCCCAGTTTTTGAATATTTAGCCAAAGCTTCCGGCAAAACAGAGGCCCAAATACAAGACATGGTCTCGAATGGGTTAATTCCCGGTGTCGAGGCCGCTAAAGCAATCGCTGATTATATGGGCACAGAGCACGCCGGAAATATGGAGAAGCAAAATCAAAGCTACCAAGGGCTTATGAGTAACTTGGAAGATGCTCAGGGCAATATGGATGCGGCTATGGGGGAGGGCTATACCCATGAACGCCAAAAAGGTATTCAAGCTCAGATCGACTACTTTGAGGGGGAAAGCGGCGAGAAGCTAAAGGAAGCCAACCGGATGATCGGTGAGTGGAAAGCGTCCCTGGAGAACGACCATGAAGCCGCTATTCGCAACTCTATGGATGAGATGATGGATTCCGATGAATATAAGCAAGCAGCGGCAGAGGGCAACCGGGTTGAGATGGGAAAACTCCTTGCCGAGGCCCAGGCAAAAGGAGAGAATGAATATAAAGCCAGTGAAGGGTATCAGCTACAGCTCGCTACTGATCAGGAACTTATAAAAAAAATCCGTGAAGACCAATCATTAAAAAAAGAGTATTGGAATACGGGCAAAGCTCTGCAAGAGGAATTTGAAAAAGGGCGTAGGGCCGTTTCGGCCGCTTCTCCTTATGGCTATGGCGATGCCTATGATTATGGCTGGAATGGCCAGGTAGCAGGGTCTGTACCGGGGTCAGGTAAAGTGGCTGCCTATGGCATAAGCTATGTACCCTATGATAATTTTCCAGCGCTTCTCCACGAGGGCGAGCGGGTTCTGACCGCCAGTGAAGCACGGGCCTTAAAAGGTTCCGGGGCAAGCAATATAAGCATCACCGGCAACAGCTTCATCATCAGGGAGGAAGCGGATATCGGCAAAATAGCCCGTGAGCTGGCCCGGAACATGGCGAGAGCCTCTGCACTGGCCATTTGA
- the atpF gene encoding F0F1 ATP synthase subunit B — translation MNPIHFDLTLVVQVLSFLLLVYILRRFAWNPLITMMEERRNQIEANIANAEKERLQAEQIKREYQEEMRKARQEAQEVIAKATKLSEQRAAEILAVAHGEAEKIKQAALADIERERDRAIAQVQAQVADLSVAVAEKIIRKNLDISGQEGMIEQFIQEVGELPC, via the coding sequence TTGAATCCCATACATTTTGATTTAACATTGGTCGTCCAGGTCTTATCTTTTTTGCTCTTGGTTTATATTCTCAGACGATTCGCTTGGAATCCCCTCATCACTATGATGGAGGAGCGCCGCAATCAGATTGAGGCTAACATCGCCAATGCAGAAAAAGAGCGCCTGCAGGCTGAACAAATAAAGCGCGAATATCAGGAAGAAATGCGCAAAGCCCGTCAAGAAGCTCAGGAAGTCATTGCTAAAGCAACCAAACTGAGCGAGCAGCGAGCTGCCGAGATTCTCGCGGTTGCCCATGGCGAAGCCGAAAAGATTAAACAGGCGGCTTTGGCTGATATTGAACGGGAACGGGATCGGGCCATTGCTCAGGTCCAAGCACAAGTCGCCGATTTATCTGTGGCTGTCGCCGAAAAAATTATTCGTAAGAACCTGGACATCAGTGGCCAGGAAGGTATGATTGAGCAATTTATTCAAGAAGTAGGGGAATTGCCATGTTAA
- a CDS encoding F0F1 ATP synthase subunit delta, producing the protein MLKGAIAQRYAQALFDIAVQENLDGIEAELQELTQCVEQNAEVAHVLYHPHISLSEKKDLMNKIFAGQLSVTVRNFLNLLIDRRRQNYLTEIARVFARLADEARNIVEAKVSSAIPLSETQEQRLHQELVRMTGKNVRMVKEVRPELIGGVMIQIGDRVMDGTVAFKLQRIRQSLSHA; encoded by the coding sequence ATGTTAAAGGGAGCGATAGCTCAGCGGTATGCCCAAGCCTTGTTTGATATCGCCGTCCAAGAAAATTTGGATGGTATCGAGGCTGAACTTCAGGAGCTGACACAGTGTGTTGAACAGAATGCTGAGGTAGCCCACGTCCTTTACCATCCGCATATTTCTCTTTCCGAGAAGAAAGATCTGATGAATAAAATTTTCGCTGGCCAATTAAGTGTTACTGTGCGAAATTTCCTCAACCTGCTGATCGACCGAAGAAGGCAAAACTACCTCACTGAGATTGCCCGGGTATTTGCACGCCTTGCTGACGAAGCCCGCAATATTGTGGAAGCTAAAGTTTCTAGTGCAATTCCCCTGAGTGAGACTCAAGAGCAGCGTTTGCATCAGGAATTGGTCCGCATGACAGGTAAGAATGTACGGATGGTTAAGGAAGTGCGTCCGGAGCTGATCGGCGGTGTCATGATTCAGATTGGTGACCGTGTGATGGATGGAACCGTGGCCTTTAAATTACAGAGGATTCGCCAAAGCCTCAGCCACGCTTAG
- a CDS encoding phage tail terminator family protein, with amino-acid sequence MAGIQQLLAENYPDHTITMDLHPEPLERPSFMIELVTADRSPVNCKTVQETVYFTITCFDITDDDPGNTTNLLLIQQGVLDLFRAGYLSVQDRKISVAASPGGRNADQAYVDLQFEYFEDRSDGRNITPLMKEVYTTIKEE; translated from the coding sequence ATGGCTGGAATCCAGCAGCTTTTGGCGGAGAACTACCCTGACCATACGATCACCATGGATCTCCACCCTGAGCCCTTAGAGCGTCCCAGCTTCATGATTGAACTTGTGACGGCAGACCGTTCCCCCGTGAATTGTAAGACAGTTCAAGAGACGGTCTATTTTACGATTACTTGCTTTGATATCACGGATGATGATCCTGGCAATACGACCAATCTCTTATTGATCCAGCAAGGTGTGCTTGATCTTTTCCGAGCCGGGTATCTGTCCGTCCAAGATAGAAAAATCTCTGTCGCGGCCAGCCCAGGAGGCCGCAACGCTGATCAAGCCTATGTGGATCTGCAGTTTGAATACTTTGAGGATCGTTCAGACGGACGGAATATAACGCCATTAATGAAAGAGGTCTATACGACCATAAAGGAGGAATAA
- the atpB gene encoding F0F1 ATP synthase subunit A: MHETILWEIGGMTLHGKTLIMTWIVMAIIIVFVLSGARHLTSGKPGKMQNVLEWMVDFVRKLISDNMDYEKGKPLLGYLVTLILFVFASNMFGLIPNFTFGLLHNVEFAKLNDIFEGPALMSPTADINTTMALALMTMGLVFYMGIKHKGSHYFHHFLEPHPIFSLIHVIDLLSKPMTLAFRLFGNIYAGEVLISVILMLPGIWVLGGILPDAIWLAFSVFIGSIQAFVFTVLTTAYVAQAVAED, translated from the coding sequence ATGCATGAAACGATATTGTGGGAAATCGGGGGCATGACACTCCATGGCAAAACCCTAATCATGACCTGGATAGTCATGGCGATCATCATAGTTTTTGTACTTTCAGGGGCTCGGCATCTGACCAGCGGTAAGCCGGGAAAAATGCAAAACGTCCTGGAGTGGATGGTTGATTTTGTTCGCAAGCTCATCTCAGATAATATGGACTATGAAAAAGGAAAGCCCCTTCTAGGCTACTTAGTCACTCTGATTTTATTCGTCTTCGCATCCAATATGTTTGGCTTGATTCCGAACTTTACTTTTGGTCTTTTGCATAATGTGGAGTTCGCCAAGTTGAACGATATCTTCGAAGGGCCAGCTTTAATGTCGCCTACCGCCGACATCAACACCACGATGGCTTTAGCCTTGATGACCATGGGTCTAGTCTTCTATATGGGAATAAAACACAAAGGATCTCATTATTTTCATCATTTTTTAGAGCCCCATCCGATATTTTCGCTGATTCACGTCATTGACTTATTGTCCAAGCCAATGACCTTAGCCTTCCGTCTTTTTGGAAATATCTATGCCGGGGAGGTTCTCATCTCCGTAATCCTGATGCTTCCTGGTATTTGGGTATTAGGCGGCATATTGCCTGATGCCATTTGGTTAGCCTTCAGTGTATTTATTGGATCGATCCAAGCCTTCGTCTTTACGGTCTTGACCACAGCCTATGTCGCTCAGGCAGTGGCTGAGGATTGA
- a CDS encoding ImmA/IrrE family metallo-endopeptidase — translation MTLYETLCAELAQQEVGVYEVSLLPRIKGLYSDKIIWLNRNIETEREKACTLAEEQAHYLTSVGDILDQHKIRNRKQERLARRMAYEKLIPLRSFVGAYREGIRSRYEFAEYMDVTEGFLEDALSYYKEKHGLRVEWASYLICFEPLEVVELFDEA, via the coding sequence ATGACTTTGTACGAAACCCTTTGCGCTGAGCTGGCTCAACAGGAAGTTGGAGTTTATGAAGTCTCTCTGCTGCCCAGAATCAAAGGCTTATATAGCGATAAAATAATCTGGCTTAACCGAAACATAGAGACAGAACGGGAAAAAGCCTGTACCCTTGCCGAAGAGCAGGCCCACTATCTTACTTCAGTGGGAGATATTCTGGACCAGCATAAAATAAGGAATCGGAAGCAAGAGAGATTAGCCAGACGCATGGCCTATGAAAAACTAATCCCCCTCCGGAGCTTTGTAGGGGCTTACAGAGAGGGGATCAGGAGCAGATATGAATTTGCTGAATATATGGATGTGACGGAAGGCTTCTTAGAAGACGCTTTATCTTATTACAAGGAAAAGCACGGTCTGCGGGTTGAGTGGGCGAGTTATCTGATTTGTTTTGAGCCGCTGGAGGTTGTTGAGTTATTTGATGAAGCGTAA
- the atpG gene encoding ATP synthase F1 subunit gamma: protein MANVRDIRRRIRGVRNMQQITKAMKMVAASKLRKAQEKVIAARPYARQLQEVLARLAQDQADATHPLLIERPVQRVGYIIITSDRGLCGGYNANLIRMTNSLIAEETHDVRLVAVGRKGRDFYRRGKIETIAEFVGLGDNPSYGQAKEIAQEVIGLYESGELDEVYLLYNEFISAISQRPTRIKLLPIEKPKQVSNTEYIFEPSAEEILTTLLPKYVETQVFRTLLEGKASEMGAQMTAMGAATDNAKEMIERLTLQMNRARQAAITTEISEIVGGASALE from the coding sequence GTGGCAAATGTACGTGATATACGACGCAGGATTCGTGGCGTACGGAATATGCAGCAGATTACTAAGGCTATGAAAATGGTGGCTGCATCTAAATTACGTAAAGCTCAGGAAAAGGTCATCGCTGCCCGCCCTTATGCCCGTCAATTGCAAGAAGTTCTAGCACGTCTTGCTCAGGATCAAGCGGATGCAACTCATCCCCTCTTAATCGAGCGACCTGTACAGCGGGTAGGCTATATCATCATTACCTCTGATCGAGGCCTCTGCGGAGGGTATAATGCGAACCTGATCCGGATGACCAATAGTTTGATTGCCGAAGAAACTCACGACGTAAGACTCGTTGCCGTTGGACGCAAAGGGAGAGACTTCTACCGTCGTGGCAAGATTGAGACCATTGCCGAATTCGTAGGGCTAGGCGATAACCCATCCTATGGACAGGCTAAGGAAATTGCTCAAGAGGTGATCGGTCTTTACGAAAGTGGAGAATTGGATGAAGTTTATCTTCTCTATAACGAATTCATCAGTGCAATTTCCCAACGTCCCACTCGGATCAAGCTTCTTCCCATTGAAAAGCCTAAGCAGGTGTCCAACACGGAGTATATTTTTGAACCCTCCGCCGAGGAGATTCTAACCACTCTCCTTCCGAAATATGTGGAAACTCAAGTATTCCGCACCTTGCTCGAAGGCAAAGCCAGTGAGATGGGAGCACAGATGACCGCGATGGGTGCTGCAACGGACAACGCGAAAGAGATGATTGAGCGGCTGACCCTGCAGATGAATCGTGCTCGCCAAGCGGCGATTACCACGGAAATTTCCGAAATTGTCGGGGGCGCCAGCGCTCTTGAATAA
- a CDS encoding helix-turn-helix domain-containing protein gives MLEKIQSLCKTHKITLTQLERELGFGRGALYKWTKSFPTADNLQKVADFFKVSTDYLLGISPFTNAKEAGCSIRVAGMKAALDSPQNKKLIWDAARINIDSGFWFKDSTRKYIESLLKKEAFTDVEYYDLSLFVVWELILPPDFRENTPVVFVLWGQSITFYLDYWSIPKLTIEDKESKIFYKEGLDDVNGEVSDEYTLSEFTDRPTRYLATERVEEQDALTGSYEPETIAAHHDGEEWTDEELAEIERFKEFVRSKKRDK, from the coding sequence TTGTTAGAAAAGATTCAGAGTCTGTGCAAGACTCACAAGATAACTTTAACTCAGCTGGAAAGAGAGCTTGGCTTTGGGCGGGGGGCCCTATACAAATGGACCAAAAGTTTTCCGACTGCAGACAACCTTCAAAAAGTCGCAGATTTCTTTAAGGTATCTACGGATTATTTGTTGGGAATCTCTCCCTTCACCAATGCCAAAGAAGCGGGATGTTCGATTCGTGTTGCCGGAATGAAAGCAGCCCTTGATAGTCCTCAAAATAAGAAGCTTATCTGGGATGCAGCCAGGATTAATATTGATTCAGGTTTTTGGTTCAAAGACAGTACAAGAAAATACATAGAAAGTCTGCTCAAAAAAGAAGCGTTTACCGATGTTGAATATTACGACCTAAGCCTTTTTGTGGTTTGGGAGCTGATCTTACCCCCCGATTTCAGGGAGAATACTCCGGTTGTTTTTGTCCTCTGGGGGCAAAGTATTACTTTCTATCTTGATTACTGGTCTATCCCCAAACTCACCATTGAGGATAAAGAAAGTAAGATCTTCTACAAAGAAGGTCTCGACGATGTTAATGGAGAAGTTTCTGACGAGTACACCCTGTCCGAATTCACTGACAGGCCCACGAGATACTTAGCCACTGAAAGGGTAGAAGAACAAGACGCTTTGACCGGTAGCTACGAACCTGAAACCATAGCCGCTCATCACGACGGGGAGGAGTGGACCGACGAGGAGTTAGCGGAAATCGAAAGGTTTAAGGAGTTTGTGCGATCTAAAAAGCGGGATAAATAG
- a CDS encoding phage tail tube protein — translation MEVWLDNAYVGECYGMQAKVSFNKEDVQICGRMATDKKVSSISCTGSLRMHKVSSRMANAIGASIRNGRDLRFVVISKLNDPDAYGAERVVLKNVSFDDLTLADWEVATNGKIEAPFTFTDYELLDAVEAR, via the coding sequence ATGGAAGTCTGGCTGGATAACGCCTATGTGGGCGAATGCTACGGCATGCAGGCTAAAGTAAGTTTTAATAAAGAAGATGTGCAAATTTGCGGCCGGATGGCTACGGATAAAAAAGTCTCCAGTATCAGCTGCACAGGCTCCTTGCGGATGCACAAAGTTTCCAGTCGGATGGCTAATGCTATTGGCGCATCTATCCGCAACGGTCGAGATCTGCGTTTCGTAGTGATCTCCAAGCTGAATGACCCGGATGCCTATGGTGCTGAGCGGGTTGTGCTGAAAAACGTGAGCTTCGACGATCTGACACTGGCCGATTGGGAAGTAGCCACCAATGGGAAAATCGAAGCTCCCTTTACCTTTACGGATTATGAACTTCTTGACGCTGTGGAGGCGAGATAA
- a CDS encoding phage tail assembly chaperone, giving the protein MDTLELLLKGDRPNMPEKEIKLKRLSKACGGDIIFRLRALSFNRVAEIKNSHAGGDMEVHILLAGVISPDLKSEELKQKYNAVTPSEMIKTMLLPGEIEDISREIEKLSGYRVTTVEEVKKK; this is encoded by the coding sequence ATGGATACTTTAGAGCTGCTGCTTAAAGGGGACCGGCCCAATATGCCGGAGAAAGAAATTAAGTTAAAGCGATTGAGCAAAGCCTGCGGCGGGGACATTATCTTCCGGCTGCGAGCCCTTAGCTTCAACCGGGTGGCCGAGATTAAGAATAGTCATGCCGGCGGCGATATGGAGGTCCATATTCTCTTAGCCGGCGTCATCTCTCCCGATCTGAAGTCGGAGGAGCTTAAGCAAAAATATAATGCGGTGACGCCCTCGGAAATGATCAAAACCATGCTCCTACCGGGGGAAATCGAGGATATCTCCCGGGAAATCGAGAAGCTGAGCGGCTATCGGGTTACTACGGTGGAAGAGGTTAAAAAAAAATAG